Proteins from a single region of Tepidimicrobium xylanilyticum:
- a CDS encoding GNAT family N-acetyltransferase codes for MEHAGFPNGLGESLEDTIENIKSWGGELGQLCIIEVDGKPIGELSYSIEGDTAYPGWKICDFNYQNKGYGPKIIMMLFEFLFADETINSKCSIDKIAWDTILENKRAQYVYENKIGARKTGVKENAWKDQTGKWRTAVYYELNREEFYNR; via the coding sequence ATGGAACATGCAGGTTTCCCTAATGGATTGGGAGAATCTCTAGAAGATACTATTGAAAATATCAAAAGTTGGGGAGGGGAATTAGGCCAGCTCTGCATAATAGAGGTTGATGGAAAGCCTATAGGAGAATTGAGCTATAGTATCGAAGGTGATACAGCGTACCCTGGTTGGAAAATATGCGACTTTAACTATCAGAATAAGGGGTATGGGCCTAAAATCATCATGATGCTGTTTGAGTTCCTTTTTGCAGATGAAACCATTAATTCAAAATGTTCAATAGATAAAATTGCTTGGGATACAATCCTTGAAAACAAAAGAGCCCAATATGTTTATGAAAATAAGATTGGAGCTCGTAAGACTGGAGTTAAAGAAAATGCATGGAAAGATCAAACTGGAAAATGGAGAACTGCTGTTTATTATGAATTAAACAGAGAGGAATTCTATAATAGATAA
- a CDS encoding GNAT family N-acetyltransferase, producing the protein MAYEVRRAVKDDAKALANIIVESWRSAYSKIIPEDEIIRFLDKDRRQKQFEKFIEDGEIVLIGIHDGVPCGLVFANKGNDEQLEDCGSIYSMYLLKEYWGKGLATQLMDSVIKILKDEGCKQVSLWVYEANVRARRFYEKCGFGFDGTKKYSHFSNKPVELRYKRQI; encoded by the coding sequence TTGGCATATGAGGTTAGAAGAGCTGTAAAAGATGATGCTAAAGCACTAGCAAATATTATTGTTGAAAGTTGGAGGTCAGCTTATAGTAAAATTATACCAGAAGATGAAATAATTAGATTTTTAGATAAAGATAGAAGGCAAAAGCAATTTGAGAAGTTTATAGAGGATGGAGAAATTGTTTTGATTGGAATTCATGATGGCGTACCTTGCGGTTTAGTATTTGCTAATAAAGGTAATGATGAGCAATTAGAAGATTGTGGCTCTATTTATTCAATGTATCTTCTGAAAGAATATTGGGGAAAAGGATTAGCTACCCAATTAATGGATTCAGTTATAAAAATATTAAAAGATGAAGGATGTAAGCAGGTTTCATTATGGGTTTATGAGGCAAACGTAAGGGCAAGAAGGTTTTATGAAAAATGTGGTTTTGGATTTGATGGCACTAAAAAATATAGCCATTTTTCTAATAAACCTGTTGAACTACGATATAAAAGACAAATATAG
- a CDS encoding copper amine oxidase N-terminal domain-containing protein, whose protein sequence is MHKHIKHLILLTIILVGLSSLGLIGCAENHKSYNINITIDGKPVNFTKDLGYPYLTKTQRTMVPIRIISENMGYNVDWSKDTWHQGIRKVWINNNTNRIELEIGKSTAIVNGKSVPIDRDEKTGKPVETKAELIGARTYVPLRFITEAMGGKVEYEWKDGNHYIDIITGKDVEEPKEGGTYSGITFDPKKDVLNDGSGRMSEEKTKEFLAKVIANSKFYKENGKYYFKYDKVDVPEGYTVGMGFSVFTKSGSGVVGVFLSPNPFINPEENKIPIGQSFVRQIRNDAVENSDLIMFQIAIVKDGYNEKVYGGRSSSISYKINYDPIKGTAFNYEQDKWGNGHMVPFDASSIFDI, encoded by the coding sequence ATGCACAAACATATAAAACACTTAATCCTATTAACCATAATCCTTGTAGGACTGTCTAGTTTAGGTCTTATAGGTTGTGCTGAAAATCATAAGTCCTACAACATAAATATAACCATAGATGGAAAACCTGTTAACTTTACAAAGGACTTAGGTTATCCATATTTAACAAAAACTCAACGCACAATGGTGCCAATCCGTATTATATCTGAAAATATGGGATACAATGTAGATTGGAGTAAAGATACTTGGCATCAAGGTATAAGAAAAGTATGGATAAACAATAACACCAATAGAATTGAGCTTGAAATAGGAAAGAGTACTGCAATTGTAAACGGAAAATCTGTTCCTATTGACAGAGATGAGAAAACTGGAAAACCAGTTGAAACAAAAGCAGAATTAATAGGAGCCAGGACTTATGTGCCACTTAGATTTATAACAGAAGCAATGGGTGGTAAAGTAGAGTACGAATGGAAAGATGGCAATCATTATATCGATATTATAACAGGAAAAGATGTAGAAGAACCAAAAGAAGGTGGAACTTATAGTGGAATAACTTTTGACCCTAAGAAGGATGTATTAAATGACGGTAGCGGAAGAATGAGCGAAGAAAAAACAAAAGAATTCTTAGCTAAAGTAATTGCAAATAGTAAGTTCTACAAAGAAAATGGAAAATACTACTTCAAATATGATAAAGTAGATGTACCAGAAGGATATACAGTTGGAATGGGTTTTAGTGTTTTTACTAAATCAGGTTCAGGAGTAGTTGGAGTTTTCCTAAGTCCAAACCCATTTATTAACCCAGAGGAAAACAAAATACCAATAGGTCAAAGTTTTGTTAGACAAATAAGAAATGATGCAGTGGAAAATTCTGACTTAATTATGTTCCAAATAGCTATAGTTAAAGATGGCTATAATGAAAAAGTTTATGGAGGAAGAAGTTCTTCTATAAGTTATAAAATCAATTATGACCCAATAAAAGGAACTG
- a CDS encoding CPBP family intramembrane glutamic endopeptidase: MNLTTISIRTSVSMIVIYLIVCGIIPTVLDRMVWRTLRDDISSWINLLTLIVINTMFLLALIRRYKLKVNYFSNITLKGILLAFACSVLFYFLLDKFLDPFFDSIFTRSAAEYSKAIHQLQQYPVVSFIRVCLLAPVVEEILIRGIILNSLLNKYDIALSLFISTLLFAILHFNFLQTISAIICGIILGLLYISTGSLFNCILAHSLYNAISYFANISVQNFHST; encoded by the coding sequence ATGAATTTAACTACAATTAGCATTAGAACATCAGTTTCTATGATAGTTATATATCTTATAGTATGTGGGATCATTCCTACTGTATTAGATAGGATGGTGTGGAGAACATTAAGAGATGATATTTCTTCTTGGATTAACCTTTTAACATTGATTGTTATTAATACAATGTTTTTACTTGCATTAATAAGAAGGTATAAGTTAAAAGTCAATTATTTTAGTAATATAACATTAAAGGGGATATTATTAGCCTTTGCCTGTTCAGTTTTATTTTATTTTTTACTTGATAAATTTTTAGATCCTTTTTTTGATAGTATATTTACTAGAAGCGCTGCTGAATATAGTAAGGCCATTCATCAGCTACAGCAATATCCAGTGGTAAGTTTTATACGTGTATGCTTGCTTGCTCCAGTAGTTGAAGAGATTTTAATAAGAGGCATAATATTAAATTCTTTATTAAATAAATATGATATAGCTCTTTCGCTTTTCATATCAACTCTCTTATTTGCTATACTTCATTTTAACTTCCTTCAAACGATATCAGCTATAATCTGTGGCATAATATTAGGATTGTTATATATTAGTACTGGATCATTGTTTAATTGCATTTTAGCTCATTCTTTATATAATGCTATTTCATATTTTGCTAATATTTCGGTTCAAAATTTTCATAGTACATAG
- a CDS encoding 4Fe-4S binding protein, whose amino-acid sequence MDKQYLIKIAEDFVENSEDNYISKEIAISENVVGMKIFGTPIFAFGSADDEYFTLLKQPSAIGEHFMVPKEWLPQSRTVISFFLPFSEAVKMGNRMEKSWPSEEWLHGRIEGQAFVNKLCMNLKSVLTNAGYCSLVPALDERFWSNNHSTQHKTKFTSNWSERHVAFVCGLGTFGLSKGLITPKGVAGRFGSIITELYLSPDKREYKNIYEYCSMCGKCVKKCPVNAITIENGKNHHICSVFLDITSEKYKPRYGCGKCQVEVPCESRIP is encoded by the coding sequence GTGGATAAGCAATATTTAATAAAAATTGCAGAGGACTTTGTTGAGAATTCAGAAGATAATTACATATCAAAGGAAATTGCTATTTCAGAAAATGTTGTAGGAATGAAAATTTTTGGAACTCCAATTTTTGCATTTGGTTCCGCAGATGATGAGTACTTTACATTATTGAAACAGCCATCAGCAATAGGGGAACACTTTATGGTTCCAAAAGAATGGTTACCACAATCCAGGACTGTTATATCATTCTTTTTACCATTTAGCGAAGCAGTTAAAATGGGAAATAGAATGGAGAAGTCATGGCCTTCTGAAGAATGGCTTCATGGACGTATTGAAGGTCAGGCTTTTGTAAATAAATTGTGTATGAATTTAAAATCTGTATTAACAAATGCAGGATATTGTAGTCTTGTACCTGCTTTAGATGAAAGATTCTGGTCTAATAACCATAGTACTCAACACAAAACAAAATTTACAAGCAATTGGTCTGAAAGGCATGTTGCATTCGTGTGTGGACTTGGAACCTTCGGACTTTCTAAAGGACTTATAACACCAAAAGGTGTAGCTGGAAGATTTGGTAGTATTATAACAGAATTATATTTATCACCTGACAAGAGAGAATACAAAAATATATATGAGTACTGTTCAATGTGCGGTAAATGTGTAAAGAAATGTCCAGTAAATGCAATAACCATAGAAAATGGTAAAAATCATCATATATGCTCTGTATTTTTAGACATAACAAGTGAAAAGTACAAACCTAGATATGGTTGTGGAAAATGCCAGGTAGAAGTACCTTGTGAGTCTAGGATACCTTAG